From Chryseobacterium sp. H1D6B, a single genomic window includes:
- a CDS encoding DUF4238 domain-containing protein translates to MDAKDLTRNNHYVPQWYQKGFAIDSNHLNYLDLRPEQKILPNGNTIKFNERKSLPFSKCFFEYDLYTTFFGPLTSDIIERELFGKIDDEGSRAVRAFIDGSESERHFRFQDFFKYIDTQKSRTPKGLSWLRKKYSHLDQTQLMIEMEAVQQINMTIWYEGVREIVSAENSNIKFIVSDHPVTTYNYACPPESDQCSYPNDPSIAFKSSQTIFPLDKDHCLILTNYEYAEKPDLADPLSKRTNARHFGETMVRTNAFIRNRKLNDRQVQEINFVIKQRARRFIGAAQKDWLYPESDLTINWESAKQTLLPPSDEVFEFGGEMFAGYADGSTYSQDAFGRTVEDSSFFNKQLPKGEPYLNDICPCGQGKSYKDCCSGKPEPKRPAWNILSIRERNQIFYNGIIDIIGLSRGKNWDDVRRELNDQQIKDIHLLFEYLWPPHTDIINLLPKADGELRAVYTGVVDWNIIPIFATTAALYFDQLIIYNPFTHPTGINPKYNPVENPSIHKQQTLKNLAIFIDIFPLIDSGRINLIPDLGIFNKHLQFQIIDMSRQRHNNDLKINENEYGLLKKLVMDDYQRAMWELSEEQQKKQIRSAFPKANEEYISEVYEYSQKKRNEDPLALLQDNLLGTGGQLTKVSMSPNFEVTLLIAQLTGGIIFTDSTTRWNEILKAQVKNESGVVTEWSELIDFVKSAEFPFNIDIETATILDRKGKLKKMRQVWESIYKVVQSTDLVNIKEITEKLKLQIFNAIDEAFKDLSQIETSDSKEESEALTFKAKFDFIIPAGGIQDNNVLRLLVASGADDYLKNVPIAIFASQANNEWF, encoded by the coding sequence ATGGATGCTAAAGATTTAACTCGTAATAATCATTATGTACCTCAGTGGTATCAGAAAGGTTTTGCAATTGATTCTAATCATTTGAATTATCTTGATTTAAGGCCGGAACAAAAGATATTGCCCAATGGAAATACAATAAAATTCAACGAAAGAAAGTCGTTGCCTTTTTCGAAGTGTTTTTTTGAATATGATTTGTATACTACCTTTTTCGGACCTCTGACAAGTGATATTATCGAGCGGGAATTGTTTGGGAAAATTGATGATGAGGGATCTCGCGCAGTAAGAGCTTTTATTGATGGTTCTGAAAGTGAACGCCATTTTCGTTTCCAAGATTTTTTCAAGTATATTGATACTCAAAAATCACGCACCCCTAAAGGACTTAGTTGGTTAAGAAAAAAGTACAGTCATCTCGATCAGACACAATTAATGATCGAAATGGAAGCTGTGCAGCAGATTAATATGACGATATGGTACGAAGGTGTTCGCGAAATCGTATCAGCTGAAAACTCAAATATCAAATTTATTGTTTCAGATCATCCAGTTACTACATATAATTATGCTTGCCCGCCTGAATCTGATCAATGTTCATATCCTAATGACCCATCGATTGCATTTAAGTCATCCCAGACAATATTTCCACTGGACAAGGATCATTGCTTGATCTTAACAAACTATGAATACGCTGAAAAACCTGATTTAGCTGACCCTTTGAGTAAACGTACAAATGCACGACACTTTGGCGAAACGATGGTTCGTACTAATGCATTTATTAGAAATCGCAAATTGAATGACCGCCAAGTTCAAGAAATAAATTTTGTTATTAAACAGCGTGCCCGCCGTTTTATTGGTGCTGCTCAAAAAGACTGGTTATATCCTGAATCGGATTTGACCATAAATTGGGAGAGCGCAAAACAAACTTTGTTACCACCATCAGATGAAGTATTTGAATTTGGAGGTGAAATGTTTGCTGGATATGCTGACGGAAGTACTTACAGCCAAGATGCATTTGGAAGAACTGTCGAAGATTCTTCCTTTTTTAACAAGCAGTTGCCAAAAGGTGAACCATATCTAAATGACATATGTCCTTGTGGTCAGGGTAAAAGCTATAAAGACTGTTGCAGTGGCAAGCCTGAGCCGAAAAGACCTGCGTGGAATATTCTCAGTATCAGAGAGAGAAATCAAATTTTTTATAATGGAATTATTGATATTATAGGATTATCACGAGGAAAAAACTGGGATGATGTGAGAAGAGAACTTAATGATCAACAAATTAAAGATATCCATCTTTTATTTGAATATTTGTGGCCACCTCATACAGACATAATAAATCTACTACCCAAAGCTGATGGAGAATTGCGCGCTGTTTACACTGGAGTTGTCGATTGGAATATCATTCCAATTTTCGCAACAACTGCAGCTCTTTACTTTGATCAACTAATTATCTATAATCCTTTTACCCATCCTACTGGTATAAATCCTAAATACAATCCAGTAGAAAATCCCTCAATACATAAACAACAAACGCTGAAAAACTTAGCTATTTTCATAGACATTTTTCCGTTGATTGACTCTGGTAGAATCAACTTAATACCGGATTTAGGCATCTTCAATAAGCATTTACAATTTCAAATTATAGATATGAGCAGGCAACGGCACAACAATGATTTAAAAATTAATGAAAATGAATATGGTCTTTTAAAGAAACTGGTAATGGATGATTACCAGAGAGCAATGTGGGAATTATCAGAAGAGCAACAAAAAAAACAGATAAGGTCTGCATTTCCAAAAGCAAACGAAGAGTACATTAGCGAAGTTTATGAGTATTCTCAAAAAAAACGCAATGAAGACCCGCTCGCTCTGTTGCAAGACAATTTACTCGGAACTGGTGGTCAGTTGACAAAGGTGAGTATGAGCCCAAATTTTGAAGTAACCTTATTGATTGCTCAATTAACAGGTGGCATCATCTTCACGGATAGTACTACCAGGTGGAATGAAATACTGAAGGCACAGGTCAAAAATGAATCGGGTGTAGTAACCGAATGGAGTGAACTTATTGACTTTGTAAAAAGTGCAGAATTTCCATTTAATATAGATATCGAAACTGCAACGATATTGGACAGGAAAGGAAAATTAAAGAAAATGCGCCAAGTTTGGGAAAGCATCTATAAAGTGGTCCAATCAACAGATCTTGTCAATATTAAAGAAATAACCGAGAAACTTAAATTGCAAATTTTCAATGCTATCGATGAAGCTTTCAAAGACTTATCACAAATAGAAACTTCTGATTCCAAAGAAGAATCAGAAGCATTAACGTTTAAAGCAAAATTCGATTTTATAATACCAGCAGGAGGAATACAAGATAATAACGTATTGCGATTACTTGTAGCTAGTGGAGCAGATGATTATCTTAAAAACGTACCTATAGCTATTTTTGCTTCTCAAGCAAATAACGAATGGTTTTAA
- a CDS encoding helix-turn-helix domain-containing protein — MNNIEDKYCIAVADYIREFLKDKDIDLADLAAAANIDRKQVYRLINKENVPLLSTVVRIALAAGLTINISDMQFDFNEYKKKNKILTATSKNKKD, encoded by the coding sequence ATGAATAACATTGAAGATAAATATTGTATTGCTGTTGCAGATTATATCAGAGAATTCTTAAAAGATAAAGATATAGACTTGGCTGATCTTGCAGCAGCAGCAAACATCGATAGAAAACAGGTTTATAGGCTTATTAATAAGGAAAATGTTCCCTTACTATCGACTGTTGTAAGAATAGCCTTAGCAGCAGGACTCACCATAAATATATCTGATATGCAATTTGATTTTAATGAGTACAAGAAGAAGAATAAGATTCTTACTGCTACTTCAAAAAACAAAAAAGATTAA
- a CDS encoding type IA DNA topoisomerase has translation MKAIIAEKPSVAREIAQLLNANERKDGYLEGNGYCITWALGHLVSLGMPEDHGIRGFDKASLPIFPDPFLLIPRTIKKQNHKGYQSDPSALKQLKIIQNVINRCDSIIVATDAGREGELIFRYIYHYLQCNKPFERLWISSLTEKAIQDGFKKLQPGSAFEGLYQAAKARSEADWLVGINGTQALSIAANQDVYSLGRVQTPTLALICKRFEDHQNFKQKKYWQIQLKHRKEYLDFNSLSNEQWEDKKQTEQILKAIEREGKAIVETVSVNTVKEQSPLLFDLTELQKEANRKLGLSADEVLQTAQGLYEKKFITYPRTGSKYIPEDLWAEIPELVRILNTVDQFKPAISTLKFGNFNKRMVNDLKVTDHHGLLITTKIPSALTATEKAIYDMIAYRLLESLSEHCSKEVSHITIKVHHYEFIIKGSKILTKGWRAIKGILSEQNNNNTYKNENCNSNDNINNVEEILIELPEFKIGDELKISQAELQEKTTQPPKLYTEADLLSAMENAGRSIEDKEQQKAISNIGIGTPATRGSIIETLLSRNYIIRKSKALVPTEKGLKVYDLVKDQKIANVQMTAEWEMALDKIEKGELNSKQFITDIKDYTSEITKELLSVSISQENIPELKCPKCQQHNLIIKDKIIKCPDEQCNWIQFRNVCGIQLSIQQITSLINNKRTPLIKNMKAKNGKKFSAYIVLKDDHQTIFEFPDH, from the coding sequence ATGAAAGCCATCATCGCAGAAAAGCCCAGTGTCGCAAGAGAGATCGCCCAGTTGTTAAATGCCAACGAAAGAAAAGACGGTTACCTGGAGGGCAACGGTTATTGCATAACCTGGGCACTAGGCCATTTGGTGTCATTGGGAATGCCGGAAGATCATGGTATAAGAGGCTTTGACAAAGCCTCTTTGCCTATCTTTCCAGATCCATTCCTGTTGATCCCAAGAACCATTAAAAAGCAAAACCACAAAGGCTATCAGTCTGATCCCTCCGCACTCAAACAATTAAAGATCATTCAAAATGTCATCAACCGATGCGACAGCATTATTGTAGCTACCGATGCGGGAAGGGAAGGAGAGCTGATCTTCAGATACATCTACCACTACCTGCAATGCAATAAACCATTTGAACGATTATGGATCAGTTCCCTTACTGAAAAAGCCATACAGGACGGTTTCAAAAAGCTTCAGCCGGGTTCAGCATTCGAAGGTTTGTATCAGGCAGCCAAAGCCAGAAGCGAAGCCGACTGGCTGGTCGGTATCAATGGCACTCAGGCATTGAGCATTGCTGCTAATCAAGATGTATATTCCTTAGGCAGGGTACAGACCCCGACACTTGCGTTGATCTGCAAAAGATTCGAAGACCATCAAAATTTCAAACAGAAGAAATACTGGCAGATCCAGCTGAAGCACCGCAAAGAATATCTGGACTTCAACAGCCTGTCCAACGAACAATGGGAAGACAAAAAACAAACGGAACAGATCCTCAAAGCCATAGAACGAGAGGGGAAAGCTATTGTTGAGACTGTCTCTGTCAATACTGTAAAAGAACAATCACCTTTACTTTTTGACCTGACAGAACTTCAAAAGGAAGCCAACAGGAAGTTAGGTCTGTCAGCCGATGAGGTCTTACAAACGGCACAGGGTCTTTATGAAAAGAAATTCATCACGTATCCACGAACCGGCAGTAAATATATTCCGGAAGATCTTTGGGCAGAGATCCCGGAGCTGGTCAGAATTCTCAATACCGTCGATCAATTCAAACCCGCCATTTCAACCCTTAAATTCGGCAACTTTAACAAAAGAATGGTGAATGACCTCAAGGTTACCGACCATCACGGACTGTTGATCACCACAAAAATACCATCTGCACTCACTGCAACTGAGAAAGCCATTTACGATATGATCGCGTATCGTTTACTGGAATCTCTTTCAGAGCATTGCTCCAAAGAAGTCAGTCATATTACGATCAAAGTACATCATTATGAATTCATTATCAAAGGATCAAAGATACTGACCAAAGGCTGGCGAGCCATCAAAGGGATTCTTTCCGAGCAGAACAACAATAATACATATAAAAACGAAAACTGCAACAGCAATGACAATATCAATAACGTCGAAGAAATACTCATTGAACTTCCTGAATTCAAGATCGGTGATGAGCTGAAAATCTCCCAAGCTGAGCTACAGGAAAAAACGACCCAACCGCCCAAACTATACACTGAGGCAGATCTGTTGTCAGCCATGGAAAATGCAGGAAGATCAATTGAAGACAAAGAACAACAGAAAGCTATTTCAAATATCGGTATCGGAACTCCCGCTACCAGAGGGTCCATCATTGAAACCCTGCTCAGCAGAAACTACATCATCCGAAAAAGCAAAGCCCTGGTACCCACCGAAAAAGGTTTAAAAGTTTACGATTTGGTCAAAGACCAAAAGATAGCCAATGTGCAAATGACCGCAGAGTGGGAGATGGCATTGGATAAAATTGAAAAGGGCGAGCTCAATTCAAAACAATTCATCACCGATATCAAAGACTACACATCAGAAATCACCAAAGAACTGTTATCGGTATCAATTTCCCAAGAAAATATCCCCGAACTTAAATGCCCAAAATGCCAGCAGCACAACCTCATCATCAAAGACAAGATCATCAAATGCCCTGATGAACAATGCAACTGGATACAGTTTCGGAATGTTTGCGGGATACAGCTAAGCATACAGCAGATCACTTCCCTCATCAACAATAAAAGAACACCACTCATCAAAAATATGAAAGCCAAAAACGGCAAAAAGTTCAGTGCCTATATTGTTTTGAAAGATGACCACCAAACCATATTTGAATTCCCCGATCACTAA
- a CDS encoding Swt1 family HEPN domain-containing protein, which produces MENLVQMVNGALKTVHIFNTKCKELNIKTVSLLNVDTLCCEFYPVAKTSTDIKLEMSTIVGCFNGLFRNNTYENVDLKNYVIKAYDNSDNEILYALCTKSTAELIGTGEFIEWYTRTLFQENTEDFRLAQAKKIISEIENGLREIVKIKLREKFGNDWWEAGLSNKLGKDVKEIYVNQFEVECTDGDILIAYTYTLQLKKIILTHFNLFKSYFKSTSLFENLMDNLNKIRREEAHNRPISQVELKNLEELHKSLLADLLADLTSFQSVFLTENWRIKIKKIMIERQYKSIYSEHQIVNETDLEQKFLKINENMISLISYLNDTIIKLKSVIVPIYKKNIQQELLFCYEKRKELHQSLLLETLSLNYEKIDALSIEINSHEQKMDEFSKKFILSES; this is translated from the coding sequence ATGGAGAATTTGGTCCAAATGGTAAACGGTGCACTTAAGACTGTCCACATTTTCAATACTAAATGTAAGGAATTGAATATAAAAACTGTTTCTCTTCTTAATGTGGATACGCTTTGTTGTGAGTTCTATCCTGTTGCAAAAACCTCAACCGACATTAAATTGGAAATGTCAACAATCGTAGGTTGTTTCAATGGTCTTTTCAGAAATAATACATATGAAAATGTAGACCTAAAAAATTATGTAATTAAAGCATATGATAACAGCGATAATGAAATTCTGTATGCATTATGCACTAAATCAACAGCAGAACTGATTGGGACAGGAGAATTCATTGAGTGGTATACCAGAACGCTTTTTCAAGAAAACACTGAAGATTTCCGCTTGGCTCAAGCGAAGAAAATAATCTCAGAAATAGAGAATGGGTTAAGGGAAATCGTTAAAATAAAACTTAGAGAAAAATTTGGAAACGATTGGTGGGAGGCTGGTCTGAGTAATAAGCTTGGAAAAGATGTTAAAGAGATCTATGTTAACCAATTTGAAGTAGAATGCACCGACGGTGATATTCTTATTGCCTACACCTACACTCTACAGCTCAAAAAAATTATTTTAACTCATTTCAATTTATTCAAATCTTATTTTAAAAGTACCAGTCTATTCGAAAACTTAATGGATAACCTGAATAAAATAAGAAGGGAAGAAGCTCACAACAGACCTATCTCCCAGGTAGAATTAAAAAACCTTGAAGAGCTTCACAAGAGCCTTCTAGCTGATCTTTTGGCTGATTTGACTTCCTTTCAATCAGTTTTCTTGACCGAAAATTGGAGAATAAAAATCAAAAAAATTATGATTGAAAGGCAGTATAAATCGATTTACAGTGAACATCAAATTGTAAATGAAACAGATCTTGAACAAAAATTTTTAAAAATTAACGAAAATATGATTAGCCTTATTTCTTATTTAAATGATACCATTATAAAGTTGAAATCTGTCATTGTCCCGATTTACAAAAAGAATATTCAACAAGAGTTATTATTTTGCTACGAGAAGCGCAAGGAATTACACCAATCTTTATTATTGGAAACTCTCTCTTTAAATTATGAGAAAATCGACGCCTTATCTATCGAAATAAATTCTCACGAACAAAAAATGGATGAGTTTTCAAAAAAATTCATTTTAAGCGAAAGCTAA
- a CDS encoding DUF3945 domain-containing protein gives MEEAVQNETNQIKPVSDTLLVLNKDTNKIEMVKGLDSDGNLQKFPPDEKKDNDQLIRVDKHGDIFSNFFFNFYRQLKNPSHFNFFKVSEYDAVKTAQDLQQYVDQASPEEKEKLKEYQVLPKNTNQFKNQNTMENNTDNQEYRFQPEQIDWKTMEKFGLTQEKLEKMNAMDPLLRGFKTNNLIPITINLGTAVSKMDVRLSLQTADNGEVAVNLHGIRKEPNYNLKFLGHEFTDEDKKNLKESGNMGRVVDLVNPKTDEIIPSVISRDRLTNELVAYRAEYMKIPDDIKGIKLDDHQKQTLLEGKPLYLEGMTSKKGELFDATVQFNADKRYVEFIFNNNQSQHQSQQQNPSNQQNQSKDGEAPKVFRGKELDDAQYEKFKAGQTVYVDGLVDGKGKAYQGYITFNKDTSKTEFSFKNPNNLKEQAQPSEDHKTQKAVNSDGKTNEATKNIKEPLESKQQQPANKQQEAQQKKLVRSKGRKM, from the coding sequence ATGGAAGAAGCAGTACAAAATGAAACGAATCAAATCAAGCCAGTATCGGACACACTCTTGGTTCTTAATAAAGACACCAATAAAATCGAAATGGTCAAAGGACTGGACAGCGATGGAAACCTTCAAAAGTTCCCGCCAGATGAGAAAAAGGACAACGATCAGTTGATCCGGGTTGACAAGCACGGCGATATCTTCTCCAACTTCTTCTTCAATTTTTACCGGCAGCTTAAAAACCCCTCGCACTTCAATTTCTTCAAGGTCTCGGAATACGATGCCGTTAAAACCGCACAAGACCTTCAGCAATATGTCGATCAGGCATCCCCTGAAGAAAAGGAGAAGCTGAAAGAGTATCAAGTCTTACCAAAAAATACAAACCAATTTAAAAATCAGAATACAATGGAAAACAACACAGACAATCAGGAATACCGTTTCCAGCCGGAACAGATCGACTGGAAGACGATGGAAAAATTCGGGCTAACCCAAGAAAAGCTTGAAAAAATGAATGCCATGGATCCTCTGCTCAGAGGCTTCAAGACCAATAATCTAATTCCCATTACCATCAATCTGGGTACAGCGGTCAGCAAGATGGATGTACGGCTATCACTTCAAACCGCAGACAACGGCGAGGTTGCCGTGAATCTGCACGGCATCCGTAAAGAGCCGAATTACAACCTCAAGTTCCTCGGTCACGAGTTCACCGACGAAGACAAGAAAAATCTCAAAGAAAGCGGAAATATGGGCAGGGTTGTCGATCTGGTCAATCCCAAGACCGATGAGATCATTCCTTCAGTCATCAGCCGTGACCGCCTGACCAACGAACTTGTCGCTTACAGGGCAGAGTATATGAAGATCCCTGATGACATCAAAGGCATCAAGCTTGACGACCACCAAAAACAAACTTTGCTGGAAGGCAAACCACTTTATCTGGAGGGAATGACCTCTAAAAAAGGAGAATTGTTCGATGCTACCGTACAGTTCAACGCAGATAAACGTTATGTCGAATTCATCTTTAACAACAACCAGAGCCAGCATCAATCACAACAACAGAACCCATCCAATCAGCAAAATCAGTCCAAAGATGGGGAAGCCCCGAAAGTATTCAGAGGTAAGGAGCTTGATGATGCACAATATGAAAAGTTCAAAGCAGGGCAGACGGTCTATGTTGATGGTCTTGTTGACGGCAAAGGAAAAGCCTATCAAGGTTACATCACCTTCAACAAGGACACGTCCAAAACAGAATTTTCCTTTAAAAACCCTAATAATCTAAAAGAACAAGCCCAACCATCAGAAGACCACAAGACCCAGAAAGCGGTCAATTCCGATGGCAAGACCAATGAAGCCACCAAGAACATCAAAGAACCGTTGGAATCCAAACAACAGCAACCTGCCAATAAACAGCAGGAAGCCCAGCAGAAGAAACTGGTCAGATCCAAAGGGCGCAAGATGTAA
- a CDS encoding HNH endonuclease signature motif containing protein, protein MTSETHFFTIEEWQEREEEYHNESEFVITTEGGLYNILNFGDEKQYLEFEDLLLSFGFFYELGNAWNIGFYYEENLENAPLEEPFKSYADKLRDSRWQNKRDMVKSRAGYCCQDCSSSKNLEVHHCYYQYGREPWEYPLDSLRCLCRNCHEKRGRLETVLRAKFADLRFDELAVFKKLISNSILAYNRKAFFEFLNSLGDMNGDMDKKYDEMKTIKRFS, encoded by the coding sequence TTGACTTCAGAAACGCACTTTTTTACAATTGAAGAATGGCAGGAACGTGAGGAGGAGTATCATAACGAAAGCGAGTTCGTTATTACTACAGAAGGTGGTCTTTATAATATTCTAAATTTTGGAGACGAAAAGCAATATCTGGAATTTGAAGATTTATTATTGTCTTTTGGTTTCTTTTATGAACTCGGAAATGCTTGGAATATTGGATTTTATTATGAAGAGAATTTGGAGAACGCGCCTTTAGAAGAACCATTCAAATCATATGCGGATAAGTTAAGAGATAGCAGATGGCAAAATAAAAGAGATATGGTCAAATCAAGAGCGGGATATTGTTGCCAGGATTGCAGTTCATCTAAAAACTTGGAAGTTCACCATTGCTACTATCAATACGGGAGAGAGCCTTGGGAATATCCTCTGGATTCTTTGCGATGTCTCTGTAGAAACTGCCATGAAAAAAGAGGAAGACTCGAGACTGTTTTAAGAGCCAAATTTGCAGATTTAAGATTTGATGAACTGGCGGTATTTAAAAAGCTAATCTCAAATTCAATACTAGCCTATAATCGAAAAGCATTCTTTGAATTTCTAAATTCTCTTGGTGACATGAATGGGGATATGGATAAAAAATATGACGAGATGAAAACAATTAAAAGGTTTAGTTAA